From a region of the Kwoniella newhampshirensis strain CBS 13917 chromosome 11, whole genome shotgun sequence genome:
- a CDS encoding peptidyl-prolyl cis-trans isomerase-like 2, translated as MGHNSDKMYVTHAEHASGDHTASSTGKRLENGKSEFQRLPFDSCALSLQPFRNPVAVIADPKPGEPPRADVFDLLNIVPYIRKFKKNPVSGRPMDTSQLIKLNFAKNAEGNFHDPITYKVFSPHIHIVFLRNTGNVFDMASLQLLAIKPKTWRDLVNDEPFKREDIVTIQDPQNLASRDLREYDYVKKDLKVSDDDLASDPLRGINVDAAGGASKVLKMLAEKTRAEQSPTITSTPKAEGSQKKSEGVVAKRKVEQLAYNASNYSSGRAAASLTSTAMAPQTKSERALFDEEEYMFEEMSRPVKDKDRLKSKAYATILTNFGGLNVELHGDRAPKTVYNFVQLAKQGKYDNVAFHRLIPGFMIQGGDPTGTGKGGQSFWGEPFRDEYSEKGAYKHDGRGVLSMANSGPRSNTSQFFLTFRETPHLNGKHTVFGKLVGGEEVLDKIERISVRPGGDRPAKDIVILGVNVLQDPFEAYKERLAAKLARQDQSDEALRRRAEAQKEREKDRTTWLGTNLGEKGESKAKKEERKRKAEEESGVGKYLNVPKGVANVGGAVAGDVMDFGGEKKKKKSGGFGDFSAW; from the exons ATGGGACACAATTCGGATAAGATGTACGTGACTCATGCGGAACACGCATCGGGAGATCACACTGCTTCCAGTACGGGAAAGAGGTTGGAAAATGGGAAGAGCGAGTTTCAACGGTTACCCTT TGACTCGTGTGCGCTTTCTTTGCAACCGTTTCGAAATCCAGTCGCAGTGATAGCCGATCCCAAACCCGGAGAACCACCGCGAGCAGATGTATTCGATCTGCTGAATATCGTTCCTTATATCCGGAAATTCAAAAAAA ATCCGGTGTCTGGAAGGCCTATGGACACAAGTCAActcatcaagctcaatttcgcaaag AACGCCGAGGGGAACTTTCATGATCCAATTACTTACAAAGTCTTCTCACCTCACATTCACATTGTTTTCCTGAGGAACACC GGCAACGTGTTTGACATGGCCTCTTTACAACTCCTTGCTATCAAGCCGAAAACATGGCGAGACCTAGTCAATGACGAGCCCTTCAAGCGAGAGGATATAGTCACCATTCAAGATCCTCAGAATCTTGCATCAAGGGACCTGAGAGAATACGATTATGTCAAGAAGGACCTTAAAGTGTCAG ACGACGACCTCGCTAGTGATCCGTTGAGAGGAATCAATGTTGACGCCGCAGGTGGTGCTAGCAAAGTGCTGAAAATGCTTGCCGAGAAG ACCCGAGCCGAGCAAAGCCCAACTATCACGTCAACACCAAAAGCCGAGGGATCCCAAAAGAAAAGCGAGGGTGTGGTGGCGAAGAGAAAAGTCGAGCAATTAGCAT ACAACGCTTCGAACTACAGCTCTGGAAGAGCGGCGGCGTCATTGACGAGCACAGCGATGGCACCACAAACAAAGAGCGAGCGAGCGCTgttcgacgaagaagaat ACATGTTCGAAGAAATGTCCCGACCTGTCAAAGACAAGGACAGACTGAAATCCAAAGCCTATGCGACGATCTTGACAAATTTTGGCGGACTGAATGTGGAGCTGCATGGGGATCGAGCACCTAAGACAGTATACAATTTCGTACAACTCGCCAAGCAAGGCAAATACGACAATGTAGCTTTCCATAGATTGATACCTGGTTTCATG ATACAAGGTGGTGATCCCACAGGAACGGGGAAGGGCGGTCAGTCGTTCTGGGGCGAGCCGTTCAGAGACGAGTATAGTGAGAAAGGAGCATACAAGCATGACGGGCGAGGCGTTCTA TCCATGGCGAATAGTGGTCCGCGATCAAACACATCTCAATTCTTCCTAACGTTCAGAGAAACGCCGCATCTCAATGGCAAACATACGGTGTTTGGCAAGCTGGtaggtggagaggaagtgcTGGATAAGATCGAGAGAATATCTGTGAGACCGGGTGGAGATAGACCGGCGAAGGATATCGTGATTTTGGGCGTCAACGT CCTGCAAGATCCCTTCGAAGCATATAAAGAACGATTAGCAGCCAAACTGGCCCGACAAGATCAATCTGATGAAGCATTACGGCGCCGTGCAGAAGCCcaaaaggaaagagaaaaggataGAACGACATGGTTGGGAACGAATCTTGGTGAGAAAGGCGAAAGtaaagcgaagaaggaggaaaggaagagaaaagcagaggaagagagtggGGTGGGGAAGTACCTCAATGTGCCCAAGGGGGTGGCAAACGTTGGAGGAGCCGTAGCAGGCGACGTGATGGActttggaggagagaagaagaagaagaaatcaGGTGGATTTGGAGATTTCTCGGCGTGGTGA